In Streptomyces pluripotens, the genomic window CAAGCAGTGGGCGGTCTGCGAACGCCCCAGCGGCAGCGGCAGTTCCATCCAGAAGGCCGCGTTCGTGCTGGCCAAGCGCGACCAGGGCAAGGTCAAGGGTGCCGAGGAAGACCTGCATGCCGGTGAACTCCTCTACGTCGCCACGCCGGACCAGAAGCAGTACGTTGTCGACGCACATGGTCGGGCGTACCAAGTGGCCGCGGACGACACCCTTCTGTTGCAGACCCTCGTAGGCGCGGACCGCGAACCCCAGCACGTGACCAAGGGGTGGATCGCGACCCTGCATTCCGGCGACCCGATCAGCTTTCCGCCGATCACCGGTACCCCAGGGGCCGCCGCGAACGCCCCGGGCCAGCTGGCTGCGCAGGACAACCGGGTCGGCATGGTCCTCAGGGCACCGGTCAACGGTAAGGAGCAGTACTTCGTGGTGCTGCCTGGCAGAGTCGCCCCCGTCTCCGACTTCGTCGCCCAGTTGCTCCTGGCCAGCAAGGACCTGGTGAGCCTCGGGCAGGCTGGGCACCCTCAGGAGGTCAGCGCGGGTGCCATTTCCCGGGGCAGGCCGTTTGCTGCCGAGCACACCTGGCCGACCGAGAAGCCCAGCGCGGTCAATGTGCCCTCAGCCGGCGGAGGCAGCCGCAACACCATCTGCAACGTCCTGCTCCATGTGGACCCCGGCAACGGTGCCACCACCCTGCGCACCTGGGCCGGTGCCGACTTCCCGGCGTCCCTGCCCGCCGGCTCCTCAAGTGCCTACGTCACCGCAGGCTCCGGCCAGCTCTACCGCCAGTTCCAGGGCAAGGAGACCAAGGCCGGCCCCGTCTTCCTGGTGACCGACACCGGACTGCGCTACGCCCTGCAGTCCAACGACGACAGTGCCACCGACGACAAGGGCATCGGTATCTCTCCCCAGCAGCGCAAACAGCTTCAGCAGGAGGCCAAGCTGGCGCAGACCCGCCTCGGCTACGCCAACGTCCACCCGGCACCCATCCCGGCGGCCTGGTCCGAGTTCCTGCCGACGGGGCCCCGCCTGTCCACCGCGGCCGCACGCCAGCCGCAGGGTTCATGAGGGGCGCACTCATGCATTCCGCGTTCCGCGCACGTACGGCGTTGCCGGTGACCACGGCCACCGTACTGCTCACCGTGCTGTGCCCGTCGACGGCCACCGCGGACTCCGCGTCCAGCCAGTGCACGTTCTCCAAGGAGAACCACAAGTACGTCGGCACGCCCTGGGCCCTGCAACGCGTCAACCTTGACGAGCTGTGGAGCCAGTCGAAGGGCAAGAACGTGAAGGTGGCGGTGATCGATACGGGTGTCGACACGACCAACCCGCAACTCACCGACGCCGTCGACGTGTCTCTGGGCACGAACCTCCTGCCCCGCAAGGACAGCAAGGGGCAGCCGGTGGAGGGTGCAAGATCCAAGGCCACGACGGACACGGTGGGCCACGGCACGCGCGTGGCGGGCATCATCGCAGCCCGCCCGATGAAGGGCACGGGCTTCGTCGGCTTGGCCCCCGAGGCCACCATCATCCCGATCAAGCAGAACGACGCGGAGGGCCACGGCACAGCGGCTACGCTGGCCGTGGCGATCCGGTACGCGATCCACGTCAAGGCCGATGTCATCAACATCTCCCAGGACACGGCGAACGCCGT contains:
- the eccB gene encoding type VII secretion protein EccB; the encoded protein is MASRRDQLNAYTFAKRRMLASFVQSSPDASDEGAPRPLRALLPGAIVGVVVLAAFGAWGMFKPTAPQGWDAPGQKVIIASKSTTRYVVLTTDHKAQLHPVLNMASAELVLDTQSGVDVVTVDESILDSGKVPHGVTIGIPYAPDRLPSGEEAGRAKQWAVCERPSGSGSSIQKAAFVLAKRDQGKVKGAEEDLHAGELLYVATPDQKQYVVDAHGRAYQVAADDTLLLQTLVGADREPQHVTKGWIATLHSGDPISFPPITGTPGAAANAPGQLAAQDNRVGMVLRAPVNGKEQYFVVLPGRVAPVSDFVAQLLLASKDLVSLGQAGHPQEVSAGAISRGRPFAAEHTWPTEKPSAVNVPSAGGGSRNTICNVLLHVDPGNGATTLRTWAGADFPASLPAGSSSAYVTAGSGQLYRQFQGKETKAGPVFLVTDTGLRYALQSNDDSATDDKGIGISPQQRKQLQQEAKLAQTRLGYANVHPAPIPAAWSEFLPTGPRLSTAAARQPQGS